Part of the Sphaerochaeta associata genome is shown below.
AATCTCATCAGGGATTCCTCCCCCACCGCCATCACCATTGAAAAGTTCCTTGTATCGTTGTGCAAGTATGAGATATTCATTTTCATTGAACGCCACCCTAAGAGTTTTCTTGTCATCACCCTCGCCGAAGGAATATATGGATTTTTCCCACACGAATCCCTGTACTCTTGCAGCTTCAAGGTAATCATTCAATTTCTTGAAAAGAGATGCAAACTTCGCCTTCTCAGAATTGCTGTCAGGGAGCTTTTCACGATCTGGAATTCCGGCTTGGATGAAAAGATCGGAAATCTCTGCATAAATAGAATTCAGCTTCTCCAAGTTCATATCCAGCTTTTCGACGAAAAGATCGAAAGGTCTGTCACCAGAATACAGTTTCACTGCCTTCTCAATATTCTTTCCCATCGTGTGGGGTTGCCTGTAGTATCTGATAGTCCCAAAAGGCTTGTCTTGACCGAATATCCGGTTAGTCCGAGAAAATGCCTGGATGATATTCTCGTACTTCAACACCTTGTCAAGGTACAAGGTGTTCAACCATTTGGAATCAAACCCCGTAAGCATCTGATCCACAACGATCAAGATGTCAATCTGCTTCTCAGGGGTCCGTTCTATCAACCGATAAGGATCCTTGTGGGCTAGCCTGTTTGCAATATCCTTTTTAAACTTACCATAATTGGAAAGGGTAAAGTCTTGGCCGTATCGAGCATTGTAGTCCCTTACGATCTCAATAAGACCCTCCTCCTTGAATTCAGACCCCCCGTTATTATCTATCCCAGGATCGAAAAGACAGGTCACTTTCACATATGATCCCGCCGGCTTCAACAGCTTGTAGTAGGTGATTGCCTCGTTTATACTACTGGTCGCAAAGATCGCATGAAACTTATACCCATGACTTAAGGTTAGCCAATTTTCAAGAATATCTGTGACTACTGTTTTCTGATGTTCGCTGGAAAGATATTGCGATTGGGGAATGTAGTCCTCGATCCCCTTGATTCGTCTTCCGTCCGCAGTTAAATAGCCCACCATGGGAACATTGTTCATGTAATGGTAATAGATCCTGCTTTTCTTTGGATTCATCACCGCCTCAGCTTCTGTTGCTGCTTTTGCTTTATCCAATGCAACGGATTTCCTCAGGTCCTTATCCCTAAACGTAAGCACCTTGTATGGATCAAACCCAAGGACATTCCGATCACGTATCCCGTCTGCAATACTATATCTGTGAAGTTCATCCCCAAATACTGTAGACGTAGTGCTTTTCTTTTTTTGGTTATCGTCGAGAATCGGAGTACCTGTAAACCCGAAGAACATTGCCCTAGGAAAGGTTTGCTTTATAGTCAGGAGCATCTGCCCAAAAGTGGAACGATGCGCTTCGTCCACGATGATCACCATCCTCTTGGAGTTGATCTTGGCCAAGTCCCTGGCACCGATTCCATCATCATTGATCCTGCTCATCTTCTGTATCGATGTGACTATGAGTGTGTCAGCGGGATCAGTACTTTTCAATCTCGATATTAGAACATAGGTATCCTCTGTTGCTTGGACATCCTCAGTTTCGTTTGCGAATGCTCGGTATTCCTTGAGTGATTGGGTTCCAAGTTCAATCCTGTCCATGAGGAACACTACCTTATCGGCATCCTTGGAGTTGGCTATCAGCTGGGCAGACTTGAAGCTTGTCATGGTCTTCCCGGATCCTGTTGTATGCCAAATGTACCCGCCCCGCATTTCTCTTCCATCCCAGAGGGCTTTCGAGACGCGATCCGAGATCGCGCTAGCTGCATAATACTGGTAGCTCCGCATTACCTTGAGAATGCCGTCGGAGCCATCGGCCACAGTATAGAAGCCAATCAGCTGATGCGCCATCGGTATTGAGAGGAGCGAAGATGCAATATCTTGCCATCCATTGATCGGCTCATTATTGAAATCCGCCCAGTGAAAGTAATAGTCTTTGACAAAATTCCCTTCAGGACCCGGATTTGCGAAGTAAACCGTCTCGTTCGGCTCCATAGCTACAAATACCTGTATAAGCGAGAAGAGTCCTGAAAAAACTCCCTCGTATGCATACTTTTCAATCTGGTTGTACGCTTGACTGACTGAGATACCGCTCTTCTTCAATTCGATATGGATCACGGGCATCCCGTTAATCAACAACATCAAATCACCCCTTCGATCATTAGCGACGGCCTCACATGAGGGAAGGTCTGGTTGTTGTGCTATTTGATACCTGCTTTGTCCAGCTGCAATCTCGTTGCGGTCATATATTTTGAGGCTAATTTCCTTTCCAAGGTGCTCTATATCATTCGGGTTGTCTCGCTTGATGGAGACGGTCTTGCCGTTGATGAAACCATTCAGCCTGAGAGGAGTTCTCAAAGCCACGATTTGTTCCAGTATCTGCTGCATCTCACTATCGGTCAGTGGGTAGCCATTAAGCCTATCACGAATCATATTGTTGTTATTAAGAATACGTCGCCAGTTCTCAACCAGATCTTTCTCAGTTGGATGCTTGATTACTTGATGTTCCCATCCTTTCCGGGAAAGGACTTCTATGAGAGCCTCTTCAAATTCGGATTCCTTCGTGAATACTGTAGTAGCTTGAGGCATATTTATAACCACCTTTATATAAACATTTTATCGAGCATTGATTTTTTTACATTCGTGAGCTTTTCAAGTTTTCGATGATGAAGGGTGATAAGGTTATCAATAGATAGAAATAATTCCCCAATTCTTTTTTGCTCAACGGTAATGGGTGAATTATATGTAAAAGAATTCAGCTCATCTCTGTTGATCTTGGGCATACCTGAGCGCTTAGAAACGGATACGGTGTAACGGTAAAAATAGTCTGACTGAATTAAGGCAAAAAGGAACTTTTGATCAAGCCCATTTTTTGAATTTAAAACATAAGCATCTGCACTTGTAAGCCCTTCAAACCTCATGAATGCGTACTTTCCTAGC
Proteins encoded:
- a CDS encoding type I restriction endonuclease subunit R, with product MPQATTVFTKESEFEEALIEVLSRKGWEHQVIKHPTEKDLVENWRRILNNNNMIRDRLNGYPLTDSEMQQILEQIVALRTPLRLNGFINGKTVSIKRDNPNDIEHLGKEISLKIYDRNEIAAGQSRYQIAQQPDLPSCEAVANDRRGDLMLLINGMPVIHIELKKSGISVSQAYNQIEKYAYEGVFSGLFSLIQVFVAMEPNETVYFANPGPEGNFVKDYYFHWADFNNEPINGWQDIASSLLSIPMAHQLIGFYTVADGSDGILKVMRSYQYYAASAISDRVSKALWDGREMRGGYIWHTTGSGKTMTSFKSAQLIANSKDADKVVFLMDRIELGTQSLKEYRAFANETEDVQATEDTYVLISRLKSTDPADTLIVTSIQKMSRINDDGIGARDLAKINSKRMVIIVDEAHRSTFGQMLLTIKQTFPRAMFFGFTGTPILDDNQKKKSTTSTVFGDELHRYSIADGIRDRNVLGFDPYKVLTFRDKDLRKSVALDKAKAATEAEAVMNPKKSRIYYHYMNNVPMVGYLTADGRRIKGIEDYIPQSQYLSSEHQKTVVTDILENWLTLSHGYKFHAIFATSSINEAITYYKLLKPAGSYVKVTCLFDPGIDNNGGSEFKEEGLIEIVRDYNARYGQDFTLSNYGKFKKDIANRLAHKDPYRLIERTPEKQIDILIVVDQMLTGFDSKWLNTLYLDKVLKYENIIQAFSRTNRIFGQDKPFGTIRYYRQPHTMGKNIEKAVKLYSGDRPFDLFVEKLDMNLEKLNSIYAEISDLFIQAGIPDREKLPDSNSEKAKFASLFKKLNDYLEAARVQGFVWEKSIYSFGEGDDKKTLRVAFNENEYLILAQRYKELFNGDGGGGGIPDEIPYPIDGNLTEIDTGRIDREYMDSRFEKYLKALNLGDEKEKQKTLDDLHKSFAALTQEEQKYAALFLHDVQRGSVIIETGKSFRDYVVEYQARIKNDQIHKLASVFGLDERKLRRLMKPRTTAININEYGRFEDLKSTVDRTKARIYFESEEKTKIKEYRVNAKIDKLLREFIIKGGFEV